One Salmo trutta chromosome 12, fSalTru1.1, whole genome shotgun sequence genomic region harbors:
- the LOC115203317 gene encoding epithelial splicing regulatory protein 2 isoform X2 — protein sequence MASHSDTLVVFFGATAGANGGKLGSDEREIILLVWQIVDLHEKKVGKLQRRLVKPDSLELTDQSKEETGLSVDELNKAEPLDKVLQQFQQSVSAELKALGRSSYTLCVDGPLIIRQALHPEASRKNLVLPECFYSFVDVRKEFHKCCPNAGQVQDLTLPYILEYVCIPELPLSEQVMGLKEVRCMVQLCLHILAEPYNHKFSCFEAVKYKLESGACSKTEPMDSETVIRARGLPWQSSDQDIARFFKGLNIAKGGVALCLNTQGRRNGEALVRFINQEHRDLALERHKHHMGSRYIEVYKATGEEFLKIAGGTSNEVAQFLSKENQVIIRMRGLPFTASPQDVLTFLGADSPATDASDGLLFVKYPDGRPTGDAFVLFSCEEYALNALKKHKQILGKRYIELFRSTAAEVQQVLNRYMSTPLISTLPSSSMVPMPVLATPPYLATGSTRDCVRLRGLPYTAAIEDILEFMGEHTIDIKPHGVHMVLNQQGRPSGDAFIQMRSADRAFMVAQKCHKKMMKDRYVEVFQCSTEEMSFVLMGGTLNRSGLSPPPCKLPCLAPPAYAAFPSPAMLSEAALYQPPLLATPRTPQPPLSPHPTLAYYPPQHHPAQLYMNMNMNYTAYYPSPPVSPSTMSYFASPPGSVALAAQQPHAQGHIASPMMPQHSALVRMQGLPYNAGVKDILSFFQGYQLQPDAVLLLYNFSGQRSGEALITFPSEESARRAVAERANHPLSGLPVRLLVCCD from the exons ATGGCTTCGCACAGTGATACTCTGGTGGTGTTCTTTGGGGCAACAGCTGGTGCAAATGGGGGTAAACTGGGTTCGGATGAGAGGGAAATAATTCTCTTGGTGTGGCAAATTGTGGATCTACATGAGAAAAAG GTTGGGAAACTTCAGAGACGTCTTGTGAAGCCCGACTCTTTGGAGTTGACAGACCAGAGTAAAGAGGAGACTGGGCTGTCTGTGGACGAACTCAACAAGGCTGAACCTCTGGACAAAGTTCTGCAGCAG TTCCAGCAGTCCGTCTCAGCGGAGTTGAAGGCTCTGGGCAGAAGCTCCTACACACTGTGTGTCGACGGGCCCCTCATCATACGACAGGCCCTTCACCCTGAGGCCTCCAGGAAG aACCTGGTCCTGCCAGAGTGTTTCTACTCCTTTGTGGATGTAAGGAAAGAGTTTCACAAATGTTGTCCCAATGCTGGACAGGTCCAGGACCTAACACTGCCCTATATCCTAGAAT ATGTGTGCATCCCAGAACTTCCCCTGTCAGAGCAGGTGATGGGGCTGAAGGAGGTGAGGTGTATGGTCCAGCTCTGCCTGCACATCCTGGCTGAGCCATACA ACCACAAATTCTCATGCTTTGAAGCTGTGAAGTACAAGCTTGAATCGGGAGCATG CAGTAAGACCGAACCAATGGACAGTGAGACAGTGATCAGAGCCAGGGGGTTGCCATGGCAATCCTCTGACCAGGACATCGCCCGCTTCTTCAAGGGCCTCAACATCGCCAA GGGTGGTGTGGCCCTCTGTCTGAACACCCAGGGCAGGAGGAACGGCGAAGCCCTGGTTCGGTTCATCAACCAGGAGCACAGAGACCTGGCCCTGGAGAGACACAAACACCACATGGGTAGCAGATACATTGAG GTATACAAAGCCACAGGAGAGGAATTCCTCAAGATCGCTGGAG GCACGTCCAACGAAGTGGCCCAGTTCCTGTCCAAGGAGAACCAGGTGATCATCAGGATGAGGGGTCTTCCCTTCACCGCCTCTCCCCAGGACGTGTTGACCTTCCTGGGGGCCGACAGCCCCGCGACGGACGCCAGCGACGGCCTACTCTTCGTAAAGTACCCTGACGGGCGGCCCACAGGCGACGCCTTCGTCCTGTTCTCCTGTGAGGAGTACGCTCTGAACGCCCTGAAGAAACACAAGCAGATCCTGGGCAAAAGATACATTGAGCTGTTCAGAAGCACTGCAGCGGAGGTCCAACAG GTCCTGAACCGTTACATGTCCACCCCTCTGATCTCCACGCTGCCCTCCTCTTCCATGGTCCCCATGCCGGTCTTGGCCACGCCCCCCTACCTGGCGACTGGCAGCACGCGGGACTGTGTCCGTCTGCGAGGTCTACCCTACACCGCTGCTATAGAGGATATACTGGAGTTCATGGGAGAACACACTATTGATATTAAACCACATGGAGTTCATATGGTGCTCAACCAACAG ggtcGTCCCTCAGGTGACGCCTTCATTCAGATGAGGTCAGCTGACAGGGCGTTCATGGTGGCCCAGAAGTGCCACAAGAAGATGATGAAGGACCGCTATGTGGAGGTGTTCCAGTGTTCTACTGAGGAGATGAGCTTCGTCCTGATGGGAGGAACACTCAACCGCAGCGGCCTGTCCCCTCCACCCTGCAAACTACCCT gtCTGGCTCCTCCAGCCTATGCTGCGTTTCCTTCTCCTGCCATGCTCTCTGAGGCTGCTCTGTACCAGCCCCCCCTACTGGCCACCCCCAGAACACCCCAGCCCCCACTCAGCCCCCACCCCACCCTGGCCTACTACCCCCCACAGCACCACCCTGCACAGCTCTACATGAACATGAACATGAACTACACTGCATACTACCCCAG ccCCCCAGTCTCTCCCTCCACGATGAGCTACTTTGCGTCTCCTCCAGGGTCAGTAGCGTTAGCAGCCCAGCAGCCCCATGCCCAAGGCCACATTGCCTCTCCCATGATGCCCCAGCACAGCGCTCTAGTTAGGATGCAGGGTCTGCCCTACAACGCCGGGGTCAAAGACATCCTCAGCTTCTTCCAGGGATACCAG CTCCAGCCGGACGCCGTCCTCCTGTTGTACAACTTCAGCGGCCAGCGTAGCGGCGAGGCCCTGATCACCTTCCCCAGCGAGGAGTCAGCCAGGCGGGCCGTGGCCGAGCGCGCCAACCACCCCCTGTCTGGTCTCCCCGTCCGTCTGCTGGTGTGCTGCGACTGA
- the LOC115203317 gene encoding epithelial splicing regulatory protein 2 isoform X1 yields MASHSDTLVVFFGATAGANGGKLGSDEREIILLVWQIVDLHEKKVGKLQRRLVKPDSLELTDQSKEETGLSVDELNKAEPLDKVLQQFQQSVSAELKALGRSSYTLCVDGPLIIRQALHPEASRKNLVLPECFYSFVDVRKEFHKCCPNAGQVQDLTLPYILEYVCIPELPLSEQVMGLKEVRCMVQLCLHILAEPYNHKFSCFEAVKYKLESGACSKTEPMDSETVIRARGLPWQSSDQDIARFFKGLNIAKGGVALCLNTQGRRNGEALVRFINQEHRDLALERHKHHMGSRYIEVYKATGEEFLKIAGGTSNEVAQFLSKENQVIIRMRGLPFTASPQDVLTFLGADSPATDASDGLLFVKYPDGRPTGDAFVLFSCEEYALNALKKHKQILGKRYIELFRSTAAEVQQVLNRYMSTPLISTLPSSSMVPMPVLATPPYLATGSTRDCVRLRGLPYTAAIEDILEFMGEHTIDIKPHGVHMVLNQQGRPSGDAFIQMRSADRAFMVAQKCHKKMMKDRYVEVFQCSTEEMSFVLMGGTLNRSGLSPPPCKLPCLAPPAYAAFPSPAMLSEAALYQPPLLATPRTPQPPLSPHPTLAYYPPQHHPAQLYMNMNMNYTAYYPSPPVSPSTMSYFASPPGSVALAAQQPHAQGHIASPMMPQHSALVRMQGLPYNAGVKDILSFFQGYQYSPEDYSSMVQMSHGQTRSLIQPKEWLCL; encoded by the exons ATGGCTTCGCACAGTGATACTCTGGTGGTGTTCTTTGGGGCAACAGCTGGTGCAAATGGGGGTAAACTGGGTTCGGATGAGAGGGAAATAATTCTCTTGGTGTGGCAAATTGTGGATCTACATGAGAAAAAG GTTGGGAAACTTCAGAGACGTCTTGTGAAGCCCGACTCTTTGGAGTTGACAGACCAGAGTAAAGAGGAGACTGGGCTGTCTGTGGACGAACTCAACAAGGCTGAACCTCTGGACAAAGTTCTGCAGCAG TTCCAGCAGTCCGTCTCAGCGGAGTTGAAGGCTCTGGGCAGAAGCTCCTACACACTGTGTGTCGACGGGCCCCTCATCATACGACAGGCCCTTCACCCTGAGGCCTCCAGGAAG aACCTGGTCCTGCCAGAGTGTTTCTACTCCTTTGTGGATGTAAGGAAAGAGTTTCACAAATGTTGTCCCAATGCTGGACAGGTCCAGGACCTAACACTGCCCTATATCCTAGAAT ATGTGTGCATCCCAGAACTTCCCCTGTCAGAGCAGGTGATGGGGCTGAAGGAGGTGAGGTGTATGGTCCAGCTCTGCCTGCACATCCTGGCTGAGCCATACA ACCACAAATTCTCATGCTTTGAAGCTGTGAAGTACAAGCTTGAATCGGGAGCATG CAGTAAGACCGAACCAATGGACAGTGAGACAGTGATCAGAGCCAGGGGGTTGCCATGGCAATCCTCTGACCAGGACATCGCCCGCTTCTTCAAGGGCCTCAACATCGCCAA GGGTGGTGTGGCCCTCTGTCTGAACACCCAGGGCAGGAGGAACGGCGAAGCCCTGGTTCGGTTCATCAACCAGGAGCACAGAGACCTGGCCCTGGAGAGACACAAACACCACATGGGTAGCAGATACATTGAG GTATACAAAGCCACAGGAGAGGAATTCCTCAAGATCGCTGGAG GCACGTCCAACGAAGTGGCCCAGTTCCTGTCCAAGGAGAACCAGGTGATCATCAGGATGAGGGGTCTTCCCTTCACCGCCTCTCCCCAGGACGTGTTGACCTTCCTGGGGGCCGACAGCCCCGCGACGGACGCCAGCGACGGCCTACTCTTCGTAAAGTACCCTGACGGGCGGCCCACAGGCGACGCCTTCGTCCTGTTCTCCTGTGAGGAGTACGCTCTGAACGCCCTGAAGAAACACAAGCAGATCCTGGGCAAAAGATACATTGAGCTGTTCAGAAGCACTGCAGCGGAGGTCCAACAG GTCCTGAACCGTTACATGTCCACCCCTCTGATCTCCACGCTGCCCTCCTCTTCCATGGTCCCCATGCCGGTCTTGGCCACGCCCCCCTACCTGGCGACTGGCAGCACGCGGGACTGTGTCCGTCTGCGAGGTCTACCCTACACCGCTGCTATAGAGGATATACTGGAGTTCATGGGAGAACACACTATTGATATTAAACCACATGGAGTTCATATGGTGCTCAACCAACAG ggtcGTCCCTCAGGTGACGCCTTCATTCAGATGAGGTCAGCTGACAGGGCGTTCATGGTGGCCCAGAAGTGCCACAAGAAGATGATGAAGGACCGCTATGTGGAGGTGTTCCAGTGTTCTACTGAGGAGATGAGCTTCGTCCTGATGGGAGGAACACTCAACCGCAGCGGCCTGTCCCCTCCACCCTGCAAACTACCCT gtCTGGCTCCTCCAGCCTATGCTGCGTTTCCTTCTCCTGCCATGCTCTCTGAGGCTGCTCTGTACCAGCCCCCCCTACTGGCCACCCCCAGAACACCCCAGCCCCCACTCAGCCCCCACCCCACCCTGGCCTACTACCCCCCACAGCACCACCCTGCACAGCTCTACATGAACATGAACATGAACTACACTGCATACTACCCCAG ccCCCCAGTCTCTCCCTCCACGATGAGCTACTTTGCGTCTCCTCCAGGGTCAGTAGCGTTAGCAGCCCAGCAGCCCCATGCCCAAGGCCACATTGCCTCTCCCATGATGCCCCAGCACAGCGCTCTAGTTAGGATGCAGGGTCTGCCCTACAACGCCGGGGTCAAAGACATCCTCAGCTTCTTCCAGGGATACCAG TACTCTCCTGAAGACTACAGCAGCATGGTTCAGATGAGTCATGGACAGACCAGGAGTCTGATCCAACCCAAAGAGTGGCTCTGTCTGTAG